Part of the Lotus japonicus ecotype B-129 chromosome 6, LjGifu_v1.2 genome, GATGTCCTTGTTGACTTGCGATGACGCACGTTTCCTTCAGCATAAGCCAAACATTGGGAGTTTTGATAAAACATTTTCAAGATTTCGAGATACAATTACAAAGAAATAACTAAGGGTCTCCTAGGCATTCACAAGTTTGAATAATATTTGTCATTGAATATTTGACAATCTTATTTTATTGATCAAGTTTGATCTTTATTgattaaatttgtttttttagcaAATTGCTATGAAAAACGAGTGATTCCATTATATATACATTATGGTATCGATGACACGCCGTTTCGCACCATGTGTCAAAAGGTATTGAGGGTgaccgttttttttttttgataagccatgaattattattattgaaatgaagtacaatgtgtacttcaacccaatataaGATGAAATATaacaagagaaaaaaattgaaaaacaagcCTAAATTAAGCACCAACAGCCAAAACTCCACACTGATCAACTGTACAGTGCCACAAAGGACCAAAACCCAGCAGCTCCAATTCAGTACAGCCAAACAATGATATTCCCCAAGAAAAGCCAATAGGCACCAAGCAGCCAGAAGATTTAGAGCACACCAGCACACAATAGATGTAGTAGGCCATGGGAGATGCCATTATAAATTGCAAGACATTCCCTGCAATTACATAAGGATCACGTGCTTAGCAAATAAAGTGTCCATCCACCCCAAACAGCAAGACCAAATGTTGCCAGCGAAACAATGATCTTGAGCACCTCTCCAAAGCGACACAATACCAAAGTAACTCTGCATTAAACAGATTATGGACACAACAATGGATTTGAACACCATTCAAAAAATGAGGATTGAAAGCCATTGACTTTGTATGTGAACCAGTTCCAAGACCTCAGCTGAATTAATTCTAACATCttctccacctccacctcctcaTCTCTGAAAATGACATTATTCCTGCAGTTCCACAAAGTCCAAATTACAATGGACCAGATTGCTTTCCAAAGCAGATTCTGTTTTGCAGACAGAAACACCAAATTAGGGACACGCAAGGGCACACAAAGAAAAGGTGTTCAGTGGTTTCCCTCGCAGAATTGCAGAAAATGCAAGTTAAATTTGCCTCAGCTGACAGCACCTTCCTTCTAAGTAGATTGTCTTTTGTTGGAATTCTATCCAGTAACACCTTCCAAGCCAAAGCACACACCTTTGAGGGGATAGCTTTAGAGTATTGAGGGTGACAGTGAATGAAACATAGTGATGAGTGACTGAGGAGATGCATTGGGTTGAGACTCCAACAACAATGCAATGGACATGCTACTTTCTAGCGGGTTACTATCATAAATTTAATCAGGTCGTCATCACTGTTGTTAGGCCCAATACACCAGGACAACAAGAGTTCACAATACAAAATATTAGGATTCACTCAATCAAAGCTAATCTTGATAATATATTGGGGAaaacagaatttcaaaacaagGGTATTCAAACATAAAAAACTGCAGGTGATGCGCGTCTGACTCCGAAACTCAATTCTGGCAATTGCAGACGCGTTCCTAACAATGCTCTTAGCAACAGTAAGAGGATCTTTGGATTttaaaaaacacaaagaaaataATTTCTACTTATGATCATTGAAAGCAAGTTACTCCATACTTGgcaattaaacaaaaataatatcTAAAGATCACATTTGGTTCATAAAAATGACATTTGAATGAAATAGAATCACGTCCTTCTAACACGTTAAGCGGGACTAAATCAATAATATTAAGTAAATCTAGAGACAAACTACATTATTAGACAATGATAACAAATACATCCAAGTCTCCAAGCCAAATCATGCTAGACGCAAGCTGGAAGAGTCAGCTCAAGGTTTATTATAACAGAGTTCAACAAGCAAAAGCAAAGATATTAGGCACTTGTTGGAGCATGTGAACACTTTCCACCATTAAGTAACAGGCCATCCATGGCTTTTTCAGCTAGCACATTCATAAAAGCACCCTTTTTAATTTTCCAGACGTCAACTTCATCAAGTACTTTAAGTACCTCAGAATCATTGAGATTACAGCTCCTCAATACGTTTTCTATTACCCAAATCAGCTCATTTTGCATTGTTCTTCCCCAAGATAGAGCTCGAATAAGAGTAAGTACAGAGAACATATGAGAAGCAAAACCATGATGCACCATCTCCACGTACGTATTATAAGCCTCATCAAGATTACCATATCTACAATGTTCAacaatatataaattataaactGCTCCATCTGGCTTATAATTCCACTGAAGCATTGTGTCATAAGCATTCTCTAAACCCCTCTCGCAGAAACCTTGGACAAGCACCACCAGACTCTCAAATTCATTATAATTGCAGTTCTCTATCATCATCAGATTATGATATGATAAATATGACCAagaataacacaaatcataaaACCATTACCAATCATTTCAGTCAAAACATCATAAGCCTTGTTAATCTGCAACTGGTGGCATAACAAGTGAATCAGAGAAGTGTACGTGACAGAATCAGGGGACAAACGCTTTTGACTCATCATCTCCTCAAGCACCTCCTCAGCTTCTCTTCTCATTTTCCCTTCTCCGAACATTCCCTTGATAACCACTGCATTGGAAGAAATCAAACTCGGCGGCTTCTCATCAGTTGTCATTGCTTTCAACGCTTCCCCCACCTTCTTCTCCGCCGGTTTTGATTCTAAGTTCCCGCTGGCGGCGGCGGCAGCGAAGCCGCGGATCATGACGTTGTTAGTGTTAACATTCAACGACGACACGCAGTTTCGGTCCCTGTGGCGAAAGGTTTTGACGGGGGCGACGGGGAAGGAAACACGGAGGAGATTCATTGGGTTGAAAATGCGATATTAGGATTTGCAGAAGAAATATATATGATATTTCTTTGTAAaattttattatctttattattatattcttactatcctttttttttttttttttttttttggtatatttGAAAGATCAATTACATCTTCGATAGGTTGATGATTGATCTCTGAACCTTCACACCCAATTATGTATCTCATAACTCTTacaacttgagctatcattcagagTCTTTATTATCCTTCCTAATTCGCAACAATCTTAtgtatttcaattaattatatttttatctcttaatcttaattaaaattcaTCTATTCTATTATTAAATATGTTAAATATGTCCCTTAATAATAGTTCAAGTTGTAAGAACTTgtgacatatgggttggggaaCGAGAGGTCCAAGAATCAATTCCTAGAAggtataatttatctttctgatgtaaaaaaaatcataaatattAAACTAAACTAACTAACCAAAATACTTAAAAGCATAGATTTTAATAAATAGTTATTAAATATTGATAAAATTAATTACCGTTTccaatttttgttaattttcttttcaacttcTAAGATAAATCAATAATTCAATATCCATATGGATTAGTGATTCCAAGTATCGTACCCTCCGTTcttatttataagaaccaaatgaagggTGTagtttggtcctttttataagaaccaattcaaatttcaagatgaattaattattttttggcaacaatactctcatttaatagaggtttctctctctttccactaTGCAACTCATTaatgaaaaatagaaagaaaaaaaaaataagttgggGTAGTTTTGGAAAGTTGAGATAAATATGAACAAATTTAATACTACCAACCACTTTCTTAAGAGCGCGTGAAATGTtagtttggttcttataaataagAACGGAGGGAggtgatggagggtggtggcagtggtgatgctgaatggtggtggcggtgttggaagtgatggtggtggagggaggtggtggtggcgatggtggaTGGGTGTGGTGGCGGCAGTCGTAGTGGTGGTTCAAGCGATAACGACAACGGTGGTGGTTTtggaagtgatggtggtggtggtggcggtggaggaagGTGGTTGTGACGATAtgtagtggtggtggcgatgatgaTGGCGgttgaggtggtggtggtggtattggaaagtgatggtgatgatggtggtggtggcggtgatagGTGATGGCAGTAGCGATAACGATAAGAGGAGGTAAATATTTTCCTATAGCTTATATATCACACTcctatcatgtcttatccatcatctatagggtAGATTCAATAAtctatcattttaatgtataagaggagattgatATATAAGTTTATATAATACAATGTAAGCACCAAACAAAAATAAGTcaataatgtattgtataagcttatactactGATGACCccagtttagtagtgtttttagggtcgtTTCGTTgtgggttttgagtctttttagagtatcatgtagtgtttcatgcattctcatgcatttttatctttattagtcCTTTTGCATTGccttggtaatttcatagttttataaggTCTTTAATGGTATTTTAGTAGAGTTTAGGGGTCTAGTTTAATTCCTAGTTCATTTTATACTTTTGTGCAGTttaacctttgagtttcttggttttgttcctAGTCTTTCTATGCAAGCaatcaggttgtaacagctgaaggaAGAAGGCCAAGGGGTTTAATGGCTTGATGGAGGCATTAAAGTGTGTTAAAGTTGAAGTTTAAGAGGTTTTCAGGcgagctggggcgctcaagcgctccacatgggcgcttgagcgccaggaTGGCAGATACTTTTTGTGCCAGGATTTGGTGATGGCGCTTGAGGGCCCGGCACACAGAAAACTCgcccattttgcctataaataggatttttgtcatttctcttggaaccttttgtcattttaccatatttcaataagttagaagagagagtttgagttcaagagcttgaggagcttcctCCAAGTCCTATGATCCAggttttgtctttcttttcttgtatggattccatagccatgtttggctaaaaccccttttgttttgggttctttgtaagactttggatgttttagcttttaATTCCTTTCTATTCGTAAtattctgagtaaacccttgaatctcacttctatgcttaatctttcaagcttgaatgcatgctagcttcttacttttctataatcataacgatagtttgttatagaattgggacttgttgtgagattactccttctatacttgatgctaggaatagaggaagaatTGGGGTTGGTTGGCCTGAATTGTATGCTTATTGCTTCTatcaaatgtttaggttatcaaggaattgaacctatcttttggttagaaagggttttctttacgaggcatcgatagatgactatctaggctagaacttcaaggagagactcaggatttattggataggaaggtttgctaaaactgaattagttgaacaagaacccaaggcaatctcatttcTGAATTTTGATCACTTTACTACTTGTTCATTTATCTGTTACATAATCAAAGAAACAACCAATcttaaaaactgaattttattcgctttttaaccttgaacttgactcttaaactgaattcacattccaattccctgtggttcgataaattaaaacccggagatatctgtgcacttgcagattgaccaataagtttttggcgccgttgccggggaattgtttgtggtttttggtttaagtttttagtttgtggttttattttttgtttttatctttgtctagaattggtgctactaatctttctctgtttgagTGTCACACTTTCAGGTTGCTCTCGAGAGAGACACCGTTATGGGtggccatatgacggaggaggagatgcaagcccatatcgaggcaagaatccaagaggggatcaccctccgattatgtgaacaagaagttgagaatgccaaccggtctcttcgggaactcacttcggctaccatgagttttgactatcccgggagcattgcctttcccgagggagtgggaaactttaagttgagaccggcattcatcaacttggttagccaaaaccaatatggtggaggtactttggaagatccacatgctcacatggagaggttcatccggaattgcaacacttaccgggtgaacaatgttccggcggatgcaattcggttgagcttgtttccattttctttgaaggacacCGCTGAGGAATGACTGAAttctcaacctcaagggagcttcactacttgggaagacttagcggaaaagttcacaacgaggttcttcccaagagctcttttgaggaaattgaaaaaagacatcatgaattttgtgcaacccactgaagaaaatttctatgaagcttgggagcgcttcaagaagctcttgaggaaatgtcctcaacacaatctcacccaagctgaattggttgcaacattttatgat contains:
- the LOC130725953 gene encoding pentatricopeptide repeat-containing protein At1g12620-like, yielding MIRGFAAAAASGNLESKPAEKKVGEALKAMTTDEKPPSLISSNAVVIKGMFGEGKMRREAEEVLEEMMSQKRLSPDSVTYTSLIHLLCHQLQINKAYDVLTEMIDMVILMRLIIRTWRWCIMVLLLICSLYLLLFELYLGEEQCKMS